From a region of the Thermosipho melanesiensis BI429 genome:
- a CDS encoding STAS domain-containing protein, whose translation MKGTKVEFINDEKYLIAKVSGDIDAYHSADIKKEIRENMISSDKEKVIIDLSEVNYIDSAGLGSLVAILKDARMNNKLLYLMSPKQSVMRVFEMTRLDKVFNIISSVEEI comes from the coding sequence ATGAAAGGAACGAAAGTTGAATTTATTAATGATGAAAAATATTTAATTGCAAAAGTTTCTGGAGATATCGATGCTTATCATTCAGCGGATATAAAGAAGGAAATACGTGAAAATATGATTTCTTCAGATAAGGAAAAGGTTATAATTGATCTTTCGGAAGTAAATTACATAGACAGTGCAGGTTTGGGAAGTTTAGTGGCTATATTAAAGGATGCGCGCATGAATAATAAATTATTATATTTAATGTCTCCTAAACAATCGGTTATGAGGGTTTTTGAAATGACGAGATTAGATAAGGTTTTCAATATTATATCCAGTGTTGAAGAAATTTAG